One part of the Aspergillus luchuensis IFO 4308 DNA, chromosome 5, nearly complete sequence genome encodes these proteins:
- a CDS encoding putative ABC bile acid transporter (COG:Q;~EggNog:ENOG410PGIK;~InterPro:IPR017871,IPR027417,IPR003593,IPR011527, IPR003439,IPR036640;~PFAM:PF00005,PF00664;~TransMembrane:17 (o28-49i85-106o112-129i136-155o167-185i264-288o314-338i440-458o464-484i532-548o554-572i908-929o989-1019i1065-1083o1089-1108i1173-1194o1200-1220i);~go_component: GO:0016021 - integral component of membrane [Evidence IEA];~go_function: GO:0005524 - ATP binding [Evidence IEA];~go_function: GO:0016887 - ATPase activity [Evidence IEA];~go_function: GO:0042626 - ATPase-coupled transmembrane transporter activity [Evidence IEA];~go_process: GO:0055085 - transmembrane transport [Evidence IEA]), translating into MPVEQHYGAVISCKWIWDSRGARPSPCAMGYMSTIPAIVISIAVLGYVLGKISIAKRPQWTKPFVPEQPMTSDLPIDGSKQRMGWVITLFAISLAGLSSELIKLVLLGWSSNLSLLIAWTAATCLIAIARPRSCPLSLLSFFISMLAVETASITIYDTHESTLAPHYVAAGTALVGCLVILVMPLRGPLFPCMDIGAVGQPPSSKYRSPEDNLRLWQFLSVSWMAPLISIGRKRQLQEEDVWFLGFEFQHRKLHEKFRRLKGSVIVRLLQANGIDVLIITTIAIVQMVCDFSTPVLLQQLLQAMTDRGSSNRVALIYALLSLVLRLIAAQSQVLSLWYGRRSYERSRGEMIMMVYEKALSRKNVFDQQLVDKAEEDGVQDEDSTALDAQPEQRKWWQFFVFRRATRKEKAKETASMGRIFNLLRGDVYEVAQRFWEIDTLVDKPLGLVIAVVLVWKLLGPSCFLGIVAVLIAQVLNAFVTRVLLQKERIRRLATDGRLQVSSQFVEALRHLRWYGWQNHWLRQVMDARQSELNLRIVTMLWGIVIRFINTFASGLFPVIALYAYTLLAGNPLRIDVIFPALQLFTMLETRLRDIPSLITVLINASIAMERIEDFMAEPDKEQKEVIETEPASIQLDHCSFAWPGRQLPVLREVDLSVPTGLTVVYGKVGAGKTALLQALLGELDRLAGVSYVPNEMIGYCAQTPWLQSMSIRDNILFSSPYDAQRYRRVLDACALLPDLSNFKHGDLTFVGENGVGLSGGQKARVALARAMYSTARILFLDDPLSALDHNTAETVARKCFSGPLMQNRTIVLVTHRIHLVRQMADQIVLIQKGRAVVEDKHELSSHESGQSESSSSDSSSSTESESETAPTDETAAVPTKFIEEEHRAEWGVKARVYWKYIRASKYRWWITLILVLAVYRFTSVGQSWFLKEWGEAYNETLLLFGYSGTNKKSFSGDWITPSAMVKMLDWKPSNPIDEFPAPVEDVRPWLLAFFIITTFQSVVLLVAQLVMLVMVYSAGKTLFQEVMVRVSHATFRFFDVTPIGRLMNRLTSDIGVVDGNISEQFQMIAFQAITWISSIVVIASVTPIFLGFSLVLTAAFVMVFLRFLPTSQSLRRLEMVSLSPLISNFGELLHGLTTVRAFHAEGRFQDRVIAVVDKFQGMDHFYWSLQSWLMYRFESLSAFSTFCLTVLALYTSVSPGLAAFVLVAANNFVASTHALCKQYGQLQMDFVSVERVDELLHVEQESPGTIDPPASWPKFGRDIVFEDVTIRYAPHLDPSLRNVSLRIPGGSTTAIIGRTGSGKSTLAVSLLSVIRPDSGRILIDDLDITQVSKQALRTRVTFVAQDPVLFPGSIRLNLDPVEEYSDAECADVLKRICSRHGWSLETHVEAGGRNLSQGERQLIGLARAVLRRSSIVILDEATASIDHESSLEIQQVLREEMRESTVITIAHRLEAIKDADYYIMLDQGGVSKQGFVKDV; encoded by the exons ATGCCAGTTGAACAGCACTATGGAGCAGTCATCTCCTGCAAGTGGATATGG GACTCGCGCGGGGCGCGGCCGTCTCCATGTGCTATGGGATACATGTCTACCATACCCGCAATTGTCATCTCAATTGCTGTACTAGGCTACGTACTCGGTAAAATATCGATTGCAAAGCGTCCCCAATGGACCAAGCCTTTCGTTCCAGAGCAGCCTATGACCTCTGACTTGCCGATTGATGGCTCGAAACAACGGATGGGCTGGGTGATAACCCTGTTTGCCATCTCATTGGCAGGGCTATCATCTGAGCTTATTAAATTAGTCCTTCTGGGGTGGTCGTCTAATCTTTCTCTCTTGATAGCCTGG ACGGCCGCAACTTGTTTGATCGCAATAGCCCGTCCGAGGTCTTGCCCTCTTTCCTTACTCAGTTTCTTTATTAGCATGCTGGCAGTAGAGACCGCCTCTATAACGATCTATGATACGCATGAATCTACCCTCGCCCCTCATTATGTCGCAGCCGGTACTGCTTTGGTTGGATGTCTTGTAATCCTCGTGATGCCGCTTCGAGGTCCTTTATTTCCCTGCATGGACATTGGTGCTGTTGGCCAACCCCCATCCAGTAAATACCGCAGCCCCGAGGACAATTTACGGCTCTGGCAATTTTTGAGCGTGTCGTGGATGGCCCCGTTGATCTCCATTGGCAGGAAGAGACAGTTacaagaggaagatgtttgGTTCTTGGGATTCGAATTTCAGCACCGCAAGCTACATGAGAAGTTTCGCAGACTAAAAGGGTCTGTCATTGTCCGACTGCTACAGGCTAATGGAATCGACGTCCTGATAATCAccaccattgccattgtGCAGATGGTTTGCG ACTTTTCTACACCGGTACTACTCCAGCAGTTGCTACAAGCCATGACTGACCGTGGCTCGTCAAACCGTGTTGCCTTGATATATGCTTTGCTGTCTCTTGTCCTTCGCTTGATTGCCGCGCAGTCGCAAGTGCTAAGTCTATGGTATGGGAGACGTAGCTACGAGAGAAGTCGAGGCgagatgatcatgatggtgTATGAAAAAGCTCTTTCTAGAAAGAATGTGTTCGATCAGCAATTGGTGGACAAAgcagaggaggatggggtgcAAGATGAAGATAGCACTGCTTTGGATGCGCAGCCGGAACAGCGCAAGTGGTGGCAATTCTTCGTCTTTCGAAGAGCCACGCGCAAAGAAAAGGCCAAAGAAACCGCTTCTATGGGGAGGATATTCAATCTTTTGCGCGGGGATGTCTACGAAGTGGCCCAGCGTTTCTGGGAGATTGACACATTGGTCGATAAGCCCCTAGGGCTGGTTATTGCGGTTGTGCTGGTCTGGAAACTGCTTGGTCCTTCATGCTTTTTGGGAATTGTGGCAGTTTTGATCGCGCAAGTCCTGAACGCATTTGTCACTCGTGTCCTGCTGCAAAAAGAACGGATTCGCCGGCTTGCAACAGATGGTCGACTACAGGTCTCCTCACAGTTTGTGGAGGCGCTGCGCCATCTTCGATGGTATGGATGGCAGAACCACTGGTTGCGCCAGGTTATGGACGCCAGACAATCTGAACTGAACCTTCGTATTGTCACCATGCTATGGGGTATCGTTATCCGGTTCATCAACACCTTCGCCAGTGGCCTCTTCCCTGTAATAGCACTATACGCATATACTCTTTTGGCGGGAAACCCATTACGCATCGACGTTATCTTCCCTGCTCTACAACTCTTCACTATGCTCGAGACTCGTCTGAGGGACATCCCGAGTCTCATAACGGTGCTGATCAATGCGTCCATCGCTATGGAGAGAATTGAGGACTTCATGGCTGAGCCAGAtaaggagcagaaggaggtCATCGAGACCGAGCCAGCATCGATTCAGCTGGACCATTGCTCTTTTGCCTGGCCTGGTAGACAGTTGCCAGTCCTTCGCGAGGTCGACCTGAGTGTACCAACAGGGCTAACTGTTGTGTATGGCAAAGTCGGAGCTGGTAAAACGGCTCTACTCCAAGCCTTGCTTGGCGAACTGGACAGACTCGCTGGTGTTTCATATGTACCAAATGAAATGATTGGATACTGTGCCCAGACCCCCTGGCTGCAGAGCATGAGTATACGAGACAATATTCTGTTCTCTTCACCATATGATGCGCAACGTTACAGACGGGTGCTGGATGCGTGTGCCTTGTTACCTGATCTGTCTAACTTCAAGCATGGAGATTTGACCTTTGTGGGTGAAAACGGTGTCGGTCTCTCTGGTGGACAGAAGGCACGGGTGGCTCTTGCACGGGCGATGTACAGCACTGCCAGGATACTGTTCCTTGATGACCCCCTGTCAGCTCTGGACCACAACACAGCCGAAACTGTCGCTCGCAAATGCTTCTCAGGTCCCTTGATGCAGAATCGTACAATTGTGCTGGTCACTCATAGAATTCACCTGGTTCGACAGATGGCAGATCAGATTGTCCTCATACAGAAGGGCCGCGCAGTTGTCGAAGATAAGCATGAGCTCTCTTCGCATGAGAGTGGTCAATCGGAATCCAGCTCGTCCGATAGTTCATCTAGTACTGAATCTGAGAGCGAAACGGCACCCACTGATGAGACTGCTGCAGTGCCGACAAAGTTCATAGAAGAAGAGCATCGAGCAGAATGGGGTGTCAAAGCTAGAGTGTATTGGAAGTACATCAGAGCCAGCAAGTACAGATGGTGGATAACCCTGATTCTCGTACTTGCTGTGTACCGGTTCACATCCGTGGGACAATCCTGGTTTTTGAAGGAGTGGGGAGAAGCCTACAATGAAACACTTCTATTGTTCGGATACTCCGGTACGAACAAGAAGTCGTTCTCGGGGGACTGGATAACACcgtcggccatggtgaaaATGCTCGACTGGAAACCTTCCAACCCTATTGACGAATTCCCGGCACCAGTTGAAGATGTCCGTCCGTGGCTgctggccttcttcatcatcaccactttcCAATCAGTCGTCCTCCTGGTTGCGCAACTTGTGATGCTTGTGATGGTCTATAGTGCAGGAAAGACGCTTTTCCAGGAAGTCATGGTGCGAGTGAGCCATGCTACCTTTCGGTTCTTCGATGTGACTCCCATTGGCCGATTGATGAATCGCTTGACCTCGGACAtcggcgttgttgatggaaATATCAGCGAACAGTTCCAAATGATTGCCTTCCAGGCTATTACTTGGATTTCATCTATCGTTGTGATCGCCTCAGTGACACCGATCTTTCTCGGATTCTCACTTGTACTAACGGCAGCATTTGTCATGGTTTTTCTGCGTTTTCTACCAACGTCGCAGAGCCTTCGGCGGTTAGAGATGGTGTCACTAAGCCCATTGATATCTAATTTCGGTGAACTGCTTCACGGTCTGACCACCGTTCGCGCATTCCATGCCGAAGGGCGCTTTCAGGATCGAGTCATCGCAGTAGTGGATAAATTCCAAGGAATGGACCACTTCTACTGGTCTCTCCAGAGCTGGCTCATGTATCGATTCGAGAGCCTCTCCGCTTTCTCGACATTCTGCCTTACTGTCCTGGCCTTGTACACGAGCGTCTCGCCGGGTCTAGCAGCGTTCGTGCTCGTAGCAGCCAATAACTTCGTCGCGTCTACCCATGCCCTGTGCAAGCAATATGGCCAACTGCAAATGGATTTTGTCTCTGTTGAGAGGGTAGACGAGCTGCTTCACGTCGAGCAAGAATCACCTGGAACGATAGACCCCCCTGCATCATGGCCCAAGTTCGGCCGTGACATCGTTTTCGAGGACGTGACTATTCGCTATGCGCCTCACCTGGACCCGTCACTCAGAAATGTTTCTCTGCGCATCCCAGGGGGCTCCACGACAGCTATAATCGGCCGAACCGGTAGCGGCAAGTCCACACTGGCCGTGTCCCTACTAAGTGTCATCCGTCCCGACTCGGGACGCATCCTTATCGACGACCTGGACATCACACAAGTCAGTAAACAAGCTCTACGCACCCGAGTCACGTTTGTTGCGCAGGACCCAGTTCTCTTCCCCGGAAGCATCCGCTTGAACCTCGACCCAGTAGAGGAGTACTCTGACGCAGAGTGTGCAGACGTCCTGAAACGAATCTGCAGTCGACACGGCTGGAGTCTTGAGACGCATGTTGAAGCTGGCGGACGGAACCTCAGCCAGGGAGAACGCCAGCTAATCGGTCTCGCGAGAGCTGTGTTGCGCCGAAGCTCTATTGTCATCCTGGACGAAGCGACTGCCTCAATTGATCATGAGAGTTCGCTCGAGATCCAGCAAGTGCTACGCGAGGAAATGAGGGAGTCGACCGTAATCACCATCGCGCATCGGCTGGAGGCCATCAAAGACGCAGACTACTATATCATGTTGGACCAGGGAGGAGTGTCCAAGCAGGGATTCGTGAAGGACGTGTAA
- a CDS encoding uncharacterized protein (SECRETED:SignalP(1-20);~TransMembrane:1 (n5-16c20/21o373-392i)), which yields MAPNFLALITLLTLLLTAAAQIAYDPETNSLVCSKPGGSYCASGSLEGPTIITCASQHTVEISSCNLFLKDLLPEGYEEKATCYETTSSAGDALCAFNGTGYAIIKKSRDVIPVSVPETILCDDENEVKGQTWDDSSDAEDAFDQHVEDEDFDEDFDEYFDEEFDEDFDDDYDEDYPDNNEQEEYGYPLFTPTEDPSAGPTLPIVPPLLPATHLRKASSTPEPSLTLIKLLSMTSTSPSATETATAQEEKRALRKRACSDPGRIPPSSFSIQDMGFSTLSSDPTSTMGSPTAATTGGGHDGPLSTSTSTIYASGFTEVAASETVTTIATETGTPTSTGVGNGDPETETTPVKTSDASHTSESGSEMRALDDSIVFQDLAVIWVMWVVFAYIFV from the exons atggctcCCAACTTCCTTGCCCTAATCACCTTACTGACGCTCCTGCTCACTGCCGCTGCGCAGATAGCATA TGACCCTGAGACTAACTCGCTCGTCTGCTCCAAGCCTGGCGGCAGCTACTGCGCCTCCGGCTCCCTTGAGGGCCCGACTATCATCACCTGTGCATCTCAGCACACGGTCGAGATCAGTTCATGCAACCTCTT TCTGAAGGACCTGCTCCCCGAAGGCTATGAGGAGAAAGCTACCT GCTATGAGACCACCTCATCGGCTGGTGACGCTCTCTGCGCCTTCAATGGAACCGGCTATGCCATCATTAAGAAGTCCAGAGATGTTATTCCTGTCTCTGTGCCGGAGACTATTCTCTGCGATGACGAGAATGAGGTTAAAGGCCAGACTTGGGACGATTCCAGTGATGCAGAGGATGCTTTCGACCAGcatgtcgaggatgaagacttTGACGAAGACTTTGACGAGTACTTCGACGAAGAATTCGACGAAGACTTTGATGACGACTATGACGAAGACTATCCTGACAACAATGAGCAAGAAGAATACGGCTATCCTCTCTTCACTCCGACGGAAGATCCATCCGCTGGCCCTACGCTCCCCAttgttcctcctcttctgccgGCTACTCATCTGCGAAAGGCTTCATCTACACCTGAACCATCGTTGACACTGATCAAGCTGCTGAGCATGACCTctacttctccatctgcaaCCGAAACTGCAACcgcgcaggaagagaaaagagctCTACGTAAGCGCGCATGCTCTGATCCGGGAAGAATacccccatcctccttctccatccagGATATGGGTTTCTCTACATTGTCCTCTGATCCTACTTCCACTATGGGTAGCCCTACCGCTGCTACTACTGGTGGTGGCCATGACGGGCCTCTGTCAACTTCAACCTCGACTATCTACGCCAGTGGATTTACAGAAGTCGCAGCGTCGGAGACCGTCACAACCATTGCTACTGAAACGGGCACTCCGACGTCTACGGGTGTGGGGAACGGTGATCCTGAGACAGAAACTACCCCGGTCAAGACAAGTGACGCTAGCCATACTTCGGAGAGTGGGTCGGAAATGCGTGCGCTGGATGATAGTATTGTTTTCCAGGATTTGGCTGTCATCTGGGTTATGTGGGTGGTTTTTGCGTACATTTTCGTGTGA
- a CDS encoding Zn(2+) transporter YKE4 (COG:P;~EggNog:ENOG410PJ7D;~InterPro:IPR003689;~PFAM:PF02535;~SECRETED:SignalP(1-29);~TransMembrane:6 (n13-24c29/30o74-94i114-134o154-174i309-330o362-385i397-416o);~go_component: GO:0016020 - membrane [Evidence IEA];~go_function: GO:0046873 - metal ion transmembrane transporter activity [Evidence IEA];~go_process: GO:0030001 - metal ion transport [Evidence IEA];~go_process: GO:0055085 - transmembrane transport [Evidence IEA]): MAPSLLAPARRMGLALAAGLVLFSALAVAHDAISVGDMSVGQIEEELQNCPLVESLNEHKRAAAPQTASLTSKIFSILFPGSPAVNAILATIYISGPPNFLLALCPPNIDPSSLSVMVAFAVGGLLGDTIFHLLPEIFLGEDSPDHVRFVMVEPNRNLLLGLGIMVGFFTFVAMDKTLRIATGGAGHDHSHAHANNDDHKPTSTTTGASPQPSTSLKQRKPASNNNTTTPQPTDDDEKEINPSVKLGGYLNLIADFTHNITDGLAMSSSFYASPTIGATTTVAVFFHEIPHEVGDFALLIQSGFSKRKAMGAQFVTAIGAFLGTFIGIAVQELGGNSSSAAVTDSSLPSSGLLGTSLTWGDMLLPFTAGTFLYVGTVSVIPELLETGKDKRTEIKKTIVQFLAVMVGAGIMLVISWD, translated from the exons ATGGCGCCCTCTCTTCTGGCTCCAGCTCGGCGCATGGGCCTTGCGCTCGCCGCGGGTCTCGttctcttctccgcactAGCTGTTGCGCATGATGCTATCTCTGTAGGGGATATGTCCGTGGGACAAATTGAGGAGGAGTTGCAG AACTGCCCCCTCGTCGAGTCCCTCAATGAGCATAAGCGCGCCGCAGCCCCCCAAACAGCCAGCTTGACGTCcaagatcttctccatcctcttccccgGCAGCCCTGCAGTCAATGCTATCCTGGCGACGATCTACATCTCCGGCCCACCCA ACTTCCTCTTGGCCCTATGCCCTCCCAACATCGACCCTTCCTCCCTGTCCGTCATGGTCGCCTTCGCCGTAGGCGGCCTTCTAGGTGATACCATCTTCCACCTGCTCCCTGAGATCTTCCTCGGCGAAGACTCGCCCGACCACGTCCGCTTCGTGATGGTCGAGCCGAACCGCAACCTCCTCCTGGGGCTCGGAATCATGGTGGGCTTTTTCACCTTCGTCGCAATGGACAAAACCCTACGTATCGCCAccggaggagcaggacacGACCACTCCCACGCCCACGCCAACAACGACGACCACAAACCCACCAGCACAACAACCGGCGCCTCCCCGCAACCCTCCACCTCACTGAAACAGCGCAAGCCCgcaagcaacaacaacaccaccactccccaacccaccgacgacgacgagaaggaaatcaACCCCAGCGTCAAACTGGGCGGCTACCTCAACCTAATCGCCGACTTCACGCACAACATCACCGACGGCCTCGCCatgtcctcctccttctacgCCTCCCCAACCATCGGcgcaaccaccaccgtcgccgtcttcttccacGAAATCCCCCACGAGGTCGGCGActtcgccctcctcatccaatcCGGCTTCTCCAAGCGCAAAGCCATGGGCGCCCAGTTCGTCACAGCCATCGGCGCCTTCCTCGGCACTTTCATCGGAATCGCCGTCCAAGAGCTCGGCGGGAATagctcctcagcagcagtCACCGATAGTAGCCTGCCCTCCTCTGGCCTCCTCGGAACAAGTCTCACCTGGGGCGATATGctcctccccttcacagCGGGGACATTCCTCTACGTGGGAACAGTCTCCGTTATCCCGGAGTTGTTGGAAACAGGCAAGGATAAACGCACGGAGATTAAGAAGACCATTGTGCAGTTCTTGGCTGTTATGGTTGGGGCTGGGATTATGCTTGt CATTTCTTGGGATTAG
- a CDS encoding uncharacterized protein (COG:C;~EggNog:ENOG410PIF5) has product MSSTSAPLATATTSGTPEQRSSGNMTEADTPKHSPPKPQSSKHDYKGFVAGVFSGIAKLSVGHPYVITLLLPLPYHLYYLSGQRPYNVTN; this is encoded by the exons ATGTCGTCGACGTCCGCACCGCTGGCGACTGCCACAACGTCCGGGACACCAGAGCAACGTTCTTCCGGAAATATGACCGAGGCCGATACACCAAAGCACAGTCCGCCAAAGCCTCAAAGCTCGAAGCATGACTATAAAGGCTTTGTAGCAGGAGTCTTCTCCGGAATTGCCAAACTAAGTG TTGGCCATCCGTACGTGATCACGCTCCTACTACCTCTTCCCTACCACTTATACTACCTCTCTGGACAACGCCCATATAATGTCACAAATTGA
- the MNN9 gene encoding mannosyltransferase complex subunit MNN9 (CAZy:GT62;~COG:G;~EggNog:ENOG410PG52;~InterPro:IPR029044;~PFAM:PF03452;~SECRETED:SignalP(1-36)) codes for MAVARSMRRTSPITVFLAALLAFGFLCFLLSPSSSAAAAAPVTDSSSQLRREDAAEHPLSPPTKPFLKSQAVREDGQKAPPPVMHYNLNELSSTSESIKKGERVLILTPLARFYQEFWDNVVKLSYPHEFISIGFIVPKTKDGDAAVTALEQAISETQSGPVDSRFASISILRQDFDPPIQSQDEKERHKMSNQKARRESMSRARNSLLFTTLGPSTSWVLWLDSDIVETPATLIQDLTAHNRPVIVPNCFQRYYNKDTKKMDVRPYDFNSWIDSSTAEELAGMMGPDEILLEGYAEMPTYRTLMAYMANTGAPRPSREIELDGVGGTALLVKADVHRDGAMFPAFPFYHLVETEGFAKMAKRLGYSVYGLPDYFVYHYNE; via the exons ATGGCCGTCGCACGCTCGATGCGTCGCACAAGCCCCATTACGGTCTTCCTGGCTGCCCTGCTAGCTTTCGGATTCCTTTGCTTCCTGctgtccccttcctcctccgccgccgccgccgctcctGTCACCGATTCCTCCTCGCAGCTACGACGAGAAGATGCCGCCGAACAtcccctttctcctccgACGAAACCTTTCCTCAAATCTCAAGCCGTCCGCGAAGATGGCCAGAAAGCACCCCCGCCCGTGATGCACTACAATCTCAACGAgctcagcagcaccagcgaaTCCATCAAGAAAGGGGAACGGGTGCTGATTTTGACCCCATTGGCCCGCTTCTACCAAGAATTCTGGGATAATGTCGTGAAATTGAGCTACCCACACGAGTTTATCTCGATTGGATTCATCGTCCCCAAAACCAAGGACGGTGATGCCGCTGTCACCGCGCTGGAACAGGCCATCAGCGAGACTCAGTCCGGTCCGGTTGACAGCCGCTtcgccagcatcagcatccttCGCCAGGACTTCGACCCGCCCATTCAATCGCAGGACGAGAAAGAGCGCCACAAAATGTCCAACCAGAAAGCACGCCGTGAGTCCATGAGTCGCGCCCGCAACAGcctcctcttcaccaccctcggtCCCAGCACCTCCTGGGTCCTCTGGCTCGACTCCGACATTGTCGAGACTCCAGCCACCCTTATCCAAGACCTGACTGCCCACAATCGACCCGTGATCGTTCCGAACTGCTTCCAGCGCTACTATAACAAGGATACCAAGAAGATGGACGTCCGCCCTTACGACTTCAACTCGTGGATCGACAGTTCGACCGCCGAAGAGCTGGCGGGAATGATGGGTCCAGATGAGATCCTCCTCGAGGGATACGCCGAGATGCCCACCTACCGCACCCTGATGGCCTACATGGCAAATACCGGGGCGCCCCGTCCTAGCCGCGAAATAGAACTTGACGGCGTCGGTGGAACCGCACTCCTTGTGAAGGCGGACGTGCATCGCGACGGCGCCATGTTCCCCGCCTTCCCATTCTATCACCTCGTCGAGACGGAGGGCTTCGCTAAGATGGCGAAGCGATTGGGATATTCCGTCTACGGCTTGCCTGATTACTTT GTGTATCACTATAACGAGTGA
- the NOP16 gene encoding nucleolar protein 16 (COG:J;~EggNog:ENOG410PMAH;~InterPro:IPR019002;~PFAM:PF09420), with protein MVNIRQAKKKRSSLPKAKAKRAGLLKSGKKKINVLGNAIIAENWDRKQTLTQNYRRLGLVHRLNAPSGGSQKRATADGIQGEPEDSLYIKSSTEALAKQTATSEIKVERDPETGKILRVIRGAADEEVEIAGRKVKRNNPLNDPLNELSSNEIVTQPRQNASGNGIVEQLERQAAQEGVAVRAKKPRHQSTREQEWVTRLIEKHGDNYSAMARDRKLNPMQQTEGDLKRRIRKLQQSQS; from the exons ATGGTTAACATCAGAcaagccaagaagaagagatcttCTTTGCCCAAGGCAAAGGCCAAGAGAGCCGGTCTCCTCAAGagcggaaagaagaagatcaatgtCTTGGGAAATGCTATCATTGCGGAAAACTG GGACCGCAAGCAAACCCTCACCCAAAACTACCGCCGCTTGGGTCTCGTCCACCGCCTCAATGCTCCCTCCGGTGGTTCTCAGAAGCGCGCAACCGCGGACGGTATCCAAGGAGAGCCCGAAGATTCCTTGTACATCAAGAGCAGCACTGAGGCACTCGCCAAGCAAACCGCCACGAGCGAAATTAAGGTTGAGCGTGATCCCGAGACCGGCAAGATTCTGCGTGTGATTCGCGGTGCGGCCGACGAAGAGGTCGAAATTGCCGGACGCAAGGTCAAGCGCAACAACCCGCTGAACGACCCCTTGAACGAGCTGTCGAGTAATGAGATTGTCACACAACCCCGCCAGAACGCCTCCGGAAATGGTATTGTTGAGCAACTCGAGCGTCAGGCTGCGCAGGAGGGAGTGGCTGTCCGGGCGAAGAAGCCGCGCCATCAGAGCACCAGAGAGCAAGAATGGGTGACGAGATTGATTGAGAAGCACGGAGACAACTACTCGGCCATGGCTCGCGACCGGAAATTGAACCCGATGCAGCAGACGGAAGGAGACCTGAAGCGGAGGATCCGCAAGTTGCAGCAGAGCCAGTCATGA
- a CDS encoding putative mitochondrial carrier protein (COG:C;~EggNog:ENOG410PIF5;~InterPro:IPR018108,IPR023395;~PFAM:PF00153;~TransMembrane:4 (o49-66i157-177o197-214i261-280o)) produces MDGFRRFDTIKVRLQTSHDGHFRGPLDCVLQTVRKEGVSGLYKGATPPLVGWMVMDSVMLGSLTLYRRLLLENVFSKPEIRASMPFIGKQTDLHTLPSFGHGIAGIMAGTTVSFIAAPVEHVKARLQIQYSADKSKRLYSGPIDCVRKMLRTHGIAGLYRGLCATMVFRSFFFFWWGSYDVLTRLMKEKTSLSAPAINFWAGGISAQIFWITSYPSDVVKQRLMTDPMGGALGDGQRKFQWWKDAAVAVYRERGWRGYWRGFVPCFLRAFPANAMALVAFEGVMRWLP; encoded by the exons ATGGATGGATTTCGCAGGTTCGACACAATCAAGGTGCGCTTACAAACGAGCCATGATGGGCATTTCCGGGGTCCATTGGACTGCGTGCTACAAACAGTCCGCAAGGAGGGTGTTAGTGGGTTGTATAAGGGAGCCACTCCGCCGCTGGTCGGTTGGATGGTCATGGACTCTGT CATGCTGGGTTCCTTAACCTTGTATCGCCGACTGTTACTGGAAAATGTCTTTTCAAAACCGGAGATTCGTGCAAGCATGCCGTTCATTGGCAAGCAGACGGATCTTCACACGCTCCCTAGCTTCGGTCATGGTATTGCAGGCATCATGGCCGGAACGACAGTCAGTTTCATTGCCGCACCGGTGGAGCACGTCAAGGCGCGTCTTCAGATCCAGTACTCTGCGGATAAGTCCAAACGTCTGTACAGTGGACCTATAGATTGCGTTCGCAAGATG CTTCGCACCCACGGCATTGCTGGATTATATCGTGGACTATGCGCGACCATGGTATTCCggtcattcttcttcttctggtggGGTTCCTACGACGTCCTGACCCGGTtaatgaaggagaagaccagCCTGTCTGCCCCTGCCATCAACTTCTGGGCCGGGGGGATTTCCGCGCAAATTTTCTGGATCACGTCGTATCCGTCCGATGTGGTGAAGCAACGCCTCATGACAGACCCGATGGGAGGCGCACTGGGCGACGGGCAGCGCAAGTTCCAGTGGTGGAAGGATGCTGCAGTGGCAGTTTATCGGGAacgagggtggagaggataCTGGCGAGGATTTGTGCCATGCTTCCTACGAGCATTCCCGGCGAATGCTATGGCTTTGGTTGCATTTGAGGGTGTGATGCGGTGGCTGCCGTGA